The genomic segment GCGCTGATTGCCGGTGTGCCGCTCAACCGCATCGTTGAACGTCTCGCCGATGCCCCGGTCATTCCCGGACGACTGGAGCAGGTCTTCGACGGTTTCGACGTCCTCATCGACTTTGCACACACGCCCGGTGCGCTGGAGGCAACGCTGTCTGCGCTTCGGCCCACTGTGCCCGGCAAGCTGATTGTGGTTGTCGGTGCTGGCGGTGACCGTGATACGACGAAGCGCGCGGCGATGGGTGAAGTCGCGGGCCGGCTCTCGGATGTTGTCGTCCTGACATCGGACAACCCTCGGACTGAGGACCCCGAGGCGATCATCGACGATGTCGCCGAAGGTCTCAGTGGCAAAGACTTTTACCGAATCACGGATCGCCGAGACGCGATTCGCAAGGCATTGACCCTCGCCGAGTCACTTGAAGACACGGTGCTTTTGGCGGGGAAGGGGCACGAAACCTACCAAGTGCTCGGCACCGAGAAGGTCCCGTTCGACGAACGCGAAGTCGCGCGCGAGGTAGCCCGTGATCTGTGGTGGTTCGAGGGGTCGGCATGAGCGCCTTCGCCTGGACCGACGAGACGGTGCGCCGTGCGCTGGGCCTGCGGGTCGAACTGGCCGAGGAAGGAGTTAACTTCGGCGGCGTTTCGACGGACTCCCGTTCGGTGGCTGCGGGCGACCTCTATGTCGCGCTCGTTGGTGAGCACTTCGATGGTCACGACTTCGTGGCCGATGCGCTCTCGAAGGGCGCGGGTGCCGCGGTTGTGTCCCGACCTGCTCCGGGCGACCCGGGTGGCCGATTGTATCCGGTCGACGACACACTCGAAGCCCTCGGAAGGCTCGCGGCCCACCGGCGTCAGAAGCTCTCGGCACCCGTTGTTGCCATCACAGGGTCATCCGGTAAGACCTCGACGAAAGAGATGACGGCCGCGGCCCTAGGATCGAAGTTGCGGGTGCACGCGACCCGCGCGAATCTGAACAACCGCATCGGCATGCCGATGACGTTGCTGGCTGTGTCGGACGATGCAGAAGTCGTGGTGCTCGAGCTCGGCACCAATGAGCCCGGAGAGATTCGGGCCCTCGCGCAGGTCGCTCGGCCCGACGTGGCGGTCATTACCACGGTCGGAGAGAGCCATCTGGAGAAGCTCGGTTCGCTCGAGGGCGTGCTGGACGAGAAGCTGGACCTGCTTCGCCACCTGTCGGATGGCGGCCGTTGTATCGTTGGCGATGAGCCATCGGTTCTGGCAGGGCGCGCACGGGCCCTCTGCCCGAGAGTGCGAGTCGTCGGCTGGAGCGATCGCGCCGCCGAGTGCGACCGACCCTCGAATGCGGTGGTCGATGTGTTTGGGGGTTACGCCTTCGAATGGCGCGGACATAGGGTCTCTGCCCCAATGGTGGGTCGGCATGCCGCCTCGAACGCGCTGCTGGCCCTGACGATTTCGGATCTACTGGGTGTCCCGGCTCGTGACGCAGTTCGTGGACTCGCGAGCGCCGACACCGGCTCGATGCGCGGTGAGTTCCAGCGTATCGGGGACCTCACCGTGATCGTCGACTGTTACAACGCCAACCCGCAAAGCGTGCTGGCATCGCTCGACGTGCTCGAGGAGCAGGGCTCGGCGACACGGCGTGCTGCGGTTCTCGGCTCCATGCTCGAGCTCGGCGATGCGACCCAGGGCCTACATGAGCGCGTGCTGGTTGACGCGCTCGAGCGAGATATCGACGTCCTCGTGCTCACGGGGGCTTTCGCGGCGGCTGCGGCGGGACTGGGTGTTTCGGCCACGGGTTCGAAGCGGATCGTGGTCGCGACCGAATGGGCCGACGCGTATCCGGAGCTTCGCTCCCGTCTAGATGGGTCGGAAGTCGTGCTGCTGAAGGCGTCTCGTGGAATCGCGCTGGAAGGGCTTCTTCCACTGCTCCAAGCAGACTATTCCCCGAGAGAGGCCTGATGCTCTATCACCTGCTTCCAAGTCTCTCCGACTCGTTCGGCGTCCTGAACGTGTTCATGTACATCTCGTTCCGCGCCGCCGGAGCTGTCGTCACCTCGCTGGTCATCGCGTTCGCGTTCGGTCCGGGCGTCATCCGCCGCCTTCAGCGTGCCAACGTAGGGCAGGTGGTGCGTGAGGTCGGTCCGGAGACGCACCTAGTGAAGTCAGGGACGCCGACGATGGGCGGGTTGATCATCATCGCGGCGACGACGATATCGACGCTACTCTGGGCCCGCCTCGACAACTGGTACGTCATCCTGGCCGTCATCTCACTCTTGTGGATGGGCGCGATCGGCTTTCTCGATGACTACCTGAAGGTGGTGCGGGGCGAGACACGTGGTCTGATCGCCCGTTACAAAATGATCGGACAGTGGACTTTCGGGCTCGGGCTTGGTGCCTTCCTCGTCTGGAACCCTATCTCTTCGCATCCGACGACTTGGACTTCAGTCCCTTTCTTCGCAGACGCCGCCGCAGCCTTTCCTGTTTCGATCTTCATCCTCTTTACGGCGACGGTGGTCTCGGGCTCCTCCAACGCCGTGAACCTGACCGACGGTCTCGATGGACTGGCAGCGGGCCTGACCACGATTTCGGCCATGACCCTCGGTCTCTTCGCCTATATCGCGGGCCGAGTCGACATGTCCGCTTATCTCGGCTTCTTCTACCTAGAGGGCGCCGGTGAACTCACAATTTTCGCCCTAGCACTGGCCGGTGGAGCGCTCGGCTTTCTCTGGTTCAACACGCACCCGGCGGAAGTCTTCATGGGCGACACCGGGTCGCTGGCCCTCGGAGGAGCTCTCGGCGTCATGGCGATCCTGCTGAAAGCCGAGTTCCTGCTCGTGATCGTCGGTGGCGTGTTCGTTCTCGAAACGCTGTCGGTGATCGTGCAGAAAGGTTGGTTCAAATACACGAAACGTCGGTTCGGGGAGGGGCGCCGCGTCTTCAGGATGGCCCCGATTCACCACCACTTCGAGCTCCTCGGATGGTCCGAGTCTAAGGTCGTCATCCGCTTCTGGATCGTCGGTGTCCTGTTCGCGATGGTCGCGATTAGCACCCTGAAGATCCGGTGAGCGAATTACATGCGATCACGGGAAGCGGTGAAGCGATTTGATGGACCTGTCAGGAAAGAACATTGCTGTCATTGGTATCGGGGCCAGCGGAATCGCCGCTGCCCGATTGGCCGTTGAGAAGGGAGGAGACGTCTATGTCTCGGATTCGCGCACGAATGATGCAGTTACAGCTGGTGGAACCGATCTCGGAGATGCCGGAATCACCGTCGAGCTGGGAGGACACGACATCGAACGGATGGTCGGCGCCGACATCGTCGTCACCAGTCCAGGAATCTCGCCGGACAGTCCAGTGCTTCGATCGCTCGCTCAGCGCGACGTGCGATGGATCTCCGAGCCTGAGTTCGCCGCACGGTTCTACTCAGGTTCACTGATCGGAATCACCGGGACCAATGGAAAGACAACCACCACGCTGCTGGTCGATCACCTCCTCCGAGCTTCGGGGATCCGAAGTGCGGCGGGCGGGAACGTCGGCGGAGGGCTGGCACCTCCGGCGTCGGATCTCGCCCGTGCGAGTGATCAGCCAGACTGGATCGTGCTCGAGATGAGCTCGTTTCAGCTGGCGGGTGTGGAGACGTTCCGTCCGGACATTGGCCTGGTCACGAACCTGTCACCGGATCATCTCGATCGGTACGACGGGGTCGACTCCTACTACGCCGACAAAGCGAGACTCTTCGACAACGCTGATCCCGACAGCGTGTGGGTCCTTCCTGCAGCCGACCGCAAGGTCGCCCAGCTCGCGGGGAAGGCACCCGGCGCCCGTTTCCATTTTGGAGGTGGCTCCGAAAGCGACGCTTTCGTGGAAGGAGACATGTTCACGCTGCGGCACCAGGGTGAGCTCGAAGAGCTCCTCCCGTTGTCTGAGTTCCCGCTCCTCGGAGCGCACAACGTGACCAACGCGCTCGGGGCGGCACTCGTTGCACGCCTGGCCGGAGCTGGACCGGGTGGCATTACCGCAGGCCTCGGGTCCGCAAATGCTCTGCCGCACCGTCTCGCGCCCGTCGCAGACATCGACTCGGTGCTCTGGGTGAATGACTCGAAGGCCACCAACGTAGCTGCAACCGGCAGCGCGCTCGCGAGTTTCGATCGCCCCGTGGTCCTGCTGCTCGGTGGGAAAGACAAAGGGGAGGCGTTTGAGGCTCTGGTGGAGCCCATTTCAGGCCGCGTGAAAGCGGTCCTGGCGTACGGCGCGGTTCGCGAGCGAGCCTTTGAGGAGCTGACGAACCTCGGTGGTGTCTCCCTCGTCATCGAACCCGTCGAAGGCGCCCTCGATCGGGTCGTTGCCCGAGCCAGTGAGATCGCTTCACCCGGAGACGTCGTGCTGCTCTCTCCCGCCTGCTCCAGTTTCGACATGTACGAGAGCTACGAGCATCGTGGCCGGCACTTTGCTGAACTCGTCGGGAGACTCGCATGACCGCGCGCCCAGTCGACCTCGCACCCATCGGGTCGGTTGGACTGCCGGTATCGGGGTTGGGCCGCGGATGGGAGGCGTCGACGATCATGGGGCTGACCCTGCTGATTCTCTCGGTCGGTCTCGTCACGCTCTATAGCGCCTCTTCTGTCTTCGCGATCTCTCAGGGAGAGGCAGACACCTTTTACGTCTTTCGCCAGGCGCAGGGTGCGCTCTTCGGGCTTTGTGTCCTCGCGGTCTGTGCGTGGGTGCCGTACCGCTTTTGGCTGCATGCCGCGTGGCCGCTCCTCGGGTTGAGCATTCTGCTCCTGTTGCTGTGTGTCCTGCCTTGGACCTATGGCATTGCCCCTGTGCGCAACGGCGCCCGTCGCTGGCTGATCCTCGGTGTTTCGTTCCAGCCATCAGAAATCGCCAAGATCGCGATCGTCGTATGGACGGCTGCGATCGCGGTAAGGAAGACGGATCAATTCCATTCACTGCGACGAGGGTTGCTTCCGTTCTTCGCTGTATGGGCCATCGTAATCGGATTGGTCGCACTCGAGCCTGACATGTCTACCGCGATGGTTATCACCATGCTGGGCATCCTGGTTGTCTTTGCCGCCGGCGCTCGCTTCGGACACTTCGTGTTCCTCGCGCTGCTGGTGTCGCCTGTCATGTATGTGATGCTGCAGGTCGACTTCCGAGCCAAGCGAATGCAGAGCTTTCTGAATCCGCTGGCGGATGAGGCGGGGAGTGGCTATCAGGTCACGCAATCGCTCATTGCCTTTGGATCCGGCGGCATCACCGGTGTCGGCTTCGGGGAAGGGAGGCAGAAGTACGGATTCCTTCCGGAATCTCACAATGACTTCATCTTCGCGATGATCGGTGAGGAGTGGGGTCTGCTCGGGGTGGCGCTGCTCGCGGTTTTCTACGTCACGATCGTACTGGTGGGGTTCCGTATCGCGAGCCGTGCTCCGGACCTATTCGGAGAGCTTCTCGCGGTTGGGTTCACCAGCCTGATTGCGGTGCAGGCGATCTTGCACATGGCCGTCGGCCTCGCGCTGGCACCGGCGACTGGGCTGGCATTGCCGCTGGTCTCCTACGGTCGCTCGAACCTGATCATCACCCTGATGGCCCTGGGGATTATCATGTCTGTCGCGCGGGCGGCACCGGGGGGAAAGGCAGCGCATGTCTGAGCCCGGCCCTGTCGTTGTGCTGTCCGGCGGAGGTACCGGCGGTCATCTCTACCCAGCGCTGGCCATCGCAGACGCACTCCGGTCTGCACGACCAGACGTTCGCGTCGTATTAGTGGGTGCTCGGCGCGGACTTGAAGCACGGGTGCTGCCCGAACGAGGCGAGGAGCATGTTCTTCTTCCCCTGCACGGCATCGACCGCAAGCGTCCACTCTCGAGCTGGCGAGCGATCTCGGGCCTTGCGGTCGGCCTTGTCCGCGTCTCGCGCCTTTTCGCTCAGATCCGGCCTGAGGTCGTCGTCGTAACCGGGGGATACGCGGGGGCCGCAGCTGGAATCGCAGCGGGACTCATGGGCATACCGCTCGTCTTGCAAGAACAGAATTCGTATCCGGGTGCAGTCACCCGCCTGCTGACCCGCTTCGCGGCGCGCGTCCACCTGGCCTATCCGGAGGCGATCCGCCTGCTCCCCGCCGCAGCATCCCGCTGTGTCGTCAGCGGAAATCCCGTCCGTGACCGGTCCACCATGGGTCGTGCAGCGGCGCGTCGATCCCTTGGCCTCCCGGAAGATGTGACGCTAACCTTCGTCACCGGCGGCAGTCAGGGATCACTGGCCTTGAATCGTGGGGTGACTTCGTACGTGGAAGGGGTATCTAGAGGAGACGTGCTACGGCCCGAGTTGCTGCACGTGCTCTGGGCGACGGGACGGAAACACTTCGATTCCGTTCAGGCCGCGCTCGATGCGATCGGAACGCTCGAATGGGTGCACCCGCTCCCCTACATCGAAGACATGCCAGGTGCTTTAGCCGCGTCGGATTTCGCACTGTGCCGGTCCGGCGCTATGACGACTGCGGAGCTGTTGAATGAAGGGCTTCCCGCGATCCTGGTGCCGCTCCCGACCGCTGCCGAGGACCACCAGACCTGCAACGCCCGGGCGCTTGAGGCTGCCGGGGCCGCTCGAGTGCTCCCCGAGTCCGAGATGACTGCTGAACGGCTCGGCGCAGAGCTGTTCACCATGGTTCGGAGCCGTACTGAGCTCGCGCAGATGCGAACGAACGCACTCGAACGCGCTCGGCCAGACGCAACGCGCATAATCGCCTCCGATCTTGTCACCATGCTCTCGCCCGATCGGAGAGCCACATGACCGGTCCGCTTGATCTCCGCTCGCTCAGCGATGAGCGTCCGGTGCACTTCATGGGCGTGGGTGGTGCAGGAATGTTTCCGCTGGCGGAGCTTCTGCTCCGTAGCGGGGGCCGCGTGAGTGGCTGTGACATGAAGGCGAGTCAGGCGCTCGAGGATTTGGAAGCACTGGGGGGGCTCGTTTCCGTCGGCCACGATGCAACTCACGTAGAACGGGCCTCCGCACTGGTGGTGACCGCCGCGGTTCCTGGTGATCATCCGGAGATTCAATCTGCGCGGAATGCGGGGACCCCCGTCCTGAAGCGAGCGGAGGCTTTGGGTGCATGGGTGTCTCAGGGGACGGTCGTGGGGATTGCAGGCACGCACGGAAAGACCACAACGGCGGCCATGACCACGGAAATTCTGGCTGCGGCTGGCCAGAACCCTACTGGACTGGTTGGCGGGCGCGTCGCGGAGTGGGGTGGAAACTTGCGCTACGGTTCGCAGGACCTGTTCGTGGTCGAGGCCGACGAATACGACCGCTCGTTCCACACGTTGTCGCCTGATATCGCTGTCGTGACGAACCTCGAGGCCGATCACCTCGACATATATGGTGACCTAGATGGCGTGCGGAGGAGCTTCCTTGAGTTCCTCGCCGGCGTGCGGGGTGGCGGACGGGTGGTCGTCTGCGCCGACGATCACGGAGCGTCCGCTCTGCTCCCGATCATTGGCCCATCTGGGTACACTTACGGTACGGCAGCCGGCTCAATGCTGCGCGCAACGGATATCACGGTTGTCGACGGGGAGACCTGCTGCGTGGTCTACGAAGAGGGAATCCGGGCAGGGACGTTGACGCTCGGCATGGGCGGCCGGCACAACCTGCTCAATGCTCTGGCCGCCGCGGCTTCCGCCCGTGCGCTCGACGCAGATTGGTCTGACATCCTCACGACTCTGGCAAGCTTCGCAGGTGTCGGGCGCCGTTTCGAGCAGATCGGAGAGGCCGCGGGAGTCCTGGTGATCGACGACTACGCTCATCACCCCACAGAAGTCGGGGCGGCACTCCGGGCTGCTCGCTCCATGTACGCCGATCGACGAATCGTCGCAGTATTCCAGCCCCACCTCTTTTCGCGGACTCAGGAGTTCGCCCGCGAGTTCGGTGAATCTCTCGCCATCGCGGATGCCGTTTGGGTGACGGACATCTTTCCGGCACGTGAGGCGCCGATTCCGGGCGTGACCGGCCAGACCATTGTCGACGCGACGGTGACGGCCGGTGCGGCCAGTGTCGCGTATGTCCCGGTGCTCGCCGAGGTAGCCTCGGCGGTGGCTTCGGATCTCGCCTACGGTGATGTCGTGCTGACGCTCGGGGCGGGCTCGATCGAGTCGCTGGGTCCGCAACTCCTCAGTGCATTGGGGGAGCCGACTCATGCGTAGAGAGCTCAAAATCCTGGGTCTGACTCTGGCCCTGAGTCCGGTGGTGATCTGTGGGCCAAGGGCGCTCGATGCCATGGCCGCATTGGAGACCTTTCGGATTTCTGCGTCTGAGATCGAGGTCATTGGGGTACAGTACATCACTCCGGGATCGGTGATTGAGCAGATGGATCTCGGTCAGTTTGCGTCTGTTTGGGGCGACCGCGAGACCTGGGCGGAGCGACTTTCCACCCACCCCCTGATCCTGGATGCAGATGTTCGTCGTCGCCTTCCGAACGGCCTGAGAGTGACTGTCGTCGAGCGGCGTCCTGTCGCTCTGGCGCCGACCCCCACGCTTGAACCAGTGGACGCCGAGGGCTTCCGGCTCCCGATCGATCCGACCGTCCACCGGATGGATCTGCCCATCATCATGTCGGAGCTCTATCCAGAGGCTGAGGCGCCGGTCTTTCCCGACGAGGTCAGGAATCTCGCCGTCGAACTCGAAGCGCTCACGATCGCTGACGGGAAGTTCGTCCAGAACGTGTCGAGTATTGAGCGGGCAGCTGACGGGTCACTGCGAGTTCACCTGATCAAGCCCTCCGTCGAGTTCCTGATTCCCGAGGGGACGCCTGTGGTCCGGCTCCGTGAAGCCCAGGCCGCCCTTCGACACGCCATGTCCCAGAACCCAGGCCACGTCCCTGCGGTCATTGATCTACGTTTTTCGGGCCAGGTCGTGGTCCGTCGCGTCCGGTAGCGAGAGAAACTCCTTATGCGTTCAAATTTGATTGCTGGCCTAGACATCGGAACCGCCAACACGTGCGCGGTAATCGGCGAGGTGTCGGGCGACTCCCGCAGGCCGGGTCTCACCATCCTTGGTGTGGGTCAGGCGCCGACCGCTGGATTGCGTGGCGACATGGTTACGAACATCGATGAGATGACCGAGTCGGTACGGGCTGCGATGAGCGAGGCTGAACTCATGGCCGGCGTCACCGTGGATCGGGTCTACGCAGGCATTGGCGGCAGCCATGTCCGGGCGACCAATTCGATGG from the Longimicrobiales bacterium genome contains:
- a CDS encoding UDP-N-acetylmuramoyl-tripeptide--D-alanyl-D-alanine ligase; the encoded protein is MSAFAWTDETVRRALGLRVELAEEGVNFGGVSTDSRSVAAGDLYVALVGEHFDGHDFVADALSKGAGAAVVSRPAPGDPGGRLYPVDDTLEALGRLAAHRRQKLSAPVVAITGSSGKTSTKEMTAAALGSKLRVHATRANLNNRIGMPMTLLAVSDDAEVVVLELGTNEPGEIRALAQVARPDVAVITTVGESHLEKLGSLEGVLDEKLDLLRHLSDGGRCIVGDEPSVLAGRARALCPRVRVVGWSDRAAECDRPSNAVVDVFGGYAFEWRGHRVSAPMVGRHAASNALLALTISDLLGVPARDAVRGLASADTGSMRGEFQRIGDLTVIVDCYNANPQSVLASLDVLEEQGSATRRAAVLGSMLELGDATQGLHERVLVDALERDIDVLVLTGAFAAAAAGLGVSATGSKRIVVATEWADAYPELRSRLDGSEVVLLKASRGIALEGLLPLLQADYSPREA
- the mraY gene encoding phospho-N-acetylmuramoyl-pentapeptide-transferase, which encodes MLYHLLPSLSDSFGVLNVFMYISFRAAGAVVTSLVIAFAFGPGVIRRLQRANVGQVVREVGPETHLVKSGTPTMGGLIIIAATTISTLLWARLDNWYVILAVISLLWMGAIGFLDDYLKVVRGETRGLIARYKMIGQWTFGLGLGAFLVWNPISSHPTTWTSVPFFADAAAAFPVSIFILFTATVVSGSSNAVNLTDGLDGLAAGLTTISAMTLGLFAYIAGRVDMSAYLGFFYLEGAGELTIFALALAGGALGFLWFNTHPAEVFMGDTGSLALGGALGVMAILLKAEFLLVIVGGVFVLETLSVIVQKGWFKYTKRRFGEGRRVFRMAPIHHHFELLGWSESKVVIRFWIVGVLFAMVAISTLKIR
- the murD gene encoding UDP-N-acetylmuramoyl-L-alanine--D-glutamate ligase — its product is MDLSGKNIAVIGIGASGIAAARLAVEKGGDVYVSDSRTNDAVTAGGTDLGDAGITVELGGHDIERMVGADIVVTSPGISPDSPVLRSLAQRDVRWISEPEFAARFYSGSLIGITGTNGKTTTTLLVDHLLRASGIRSAAGGNVGGGLAPPASDLARASDQPDWIVLEMSSFQLAGVETFRPDIGLVTNLSPDHLDRYDGVDSYYADKARLFDNADPDSVWVLPAADRKVAQLAGKAPGARFHFGGGSESDAFVEGDMFTLRHQGELEELLPLSEFPLLGAHNVTNALGAALVARLAGAGPGGITAGLGSANALPHRLAPVADIDSVLWVNDSKATNVAATGSALASFDRPVVLLLGGKDKGEAFEALVEPISGRVKAVLAYGAVRERAFEELTNLGGVSLVIEPVEGALDRVVARASEIASPGDVVLLSPACSSFDMYESYEHRGRHFAELVGRLA
- a CDS encoding putative peptidoglycan glycosyltransferase FtsW, whose protein sequence is MTARPVDLAPIGSVGLPVSGLGRGWEASTIMGLTLLILSVGLVTLYSASSVFAISQGEADTFYVFRQAQGALFGLCVLAVCAWVPYRFWLHAAWPLLGLSILLLLLCVLPWTYGIAPVRNGARRWLILGVSFQPSEIAKIAIVVWTAAIAVRKTDQFHSLRRGLLPFFAVWAIVIGLVALEPDMSTAMVITMLGILVVFAAGARFGHFVFLALLVSPVMYVMLQVDFRAKRMQSFLNPLADEAGSGYQVTQSLIAFGSGGITGVGFGEGRQKYGFLPESHNDFIFAMIGEEWGLLGVALLAVFYVTIVLVGFRIASRAPDLFGELLAVGFTSLIAVQAILHMAVGLALAPATGLALPLVSYGRSNLIITLMALGIIMSVARAAPGGKAAHV
- the murG gene encoding undecaprenyldiphospho-muramoylpentapeptide beta-N-acetylglucosaminyltransferase, whose amino-acid sequence is MSEPGPVVVLSGGGTGGHLYPALAIADALRSARPDVRVVLVGARRGLEARVLPERGEEHVLLPLHGIDRKRPLSSWRAISGLAVGLVRVSRLFAQIRPEVVVVTGGYAGAAAGIAAGLMGIPLVLQEQNSYPGAVTRLLTRFAARVHLAYPEAIRLLPAAASRCVVSGNPVRDRSTMGRAAARRSLGLPEDVTLTFVTGGSQGSLALNRGVTSYVEGVSRGDVLRPELLHVLWATGRKHFDSVQAALDAIGTLEWVHPLPYIEDMPGALAASDFALCRSGAMTTAELLNEGLPAILVPLPTAAEDHQTCNARALEAAGAARVLPESEMTAERLGAELFTMVRSRTELAQMRTNALERARPDATRIIASDLVTMLSPDRRAT
- the murC gene encoding UDP-N-acetylmuramate--L-alanine ligase, coding for MTGPLDLRSLSDERPVHFMGVGGAGMFPLAELLLRSGGRVSGCDMKASQALEDLEALGGLVSVGHDATHVERASALVVTAAVPGDHPEIQSARNAGTPVLKRAEALGAWVSQGTVVGIAGTHGKTTTAAMTTEILAAAGQNPTGLVGGRVAEWGGNLRYGSQDLFVVEADEYDRSFHTLSPDIAVVTNLEADHLDIYGDLDGVRRSFLEFLAGVRGGGRVVVCADDHGASALLPIIGPSGYTYGTAAGSMLRATDITVVDGETCCVVYEEGIRAGTLTLGMGGRHNLLNALAAAASARALDADWSDILTTLASFAGVGRRFEQIGEAAGVLVIDDYAHHPTEVGAALRAARSMYADRRIVAVFQPHLFSRTQEFAREFGESLAIADAVWVTDIFPAREAPIPGVTGQTIVDATVTAGAASVAYVPVLAEVASAVASDLAYGDVVLTLGAGSIESLGPQLLSALGEPTHA
- a CDS encoding FtsQ-type POTRA domain-containing protein, whose translation is MRRELKILGLTLALSPVVICGPRALDAMAALETFRISASEIEVIGVQYITPGSVIEQMDLGQFASVWGDRETWAERLSTHPLILDADVRRRLPNGLRVTVVERRPVALAPTPTLEPVDAEGFRLPIDPTVHRMDLPIIMSELYPEAEAPVFPDEVRNLAVELEALTIADGKFVQNVSSIERAADGSLRVHLIKPSVEFLIPEGTPVVRLREAQAALRHAMSQNPGHVPAVIDLRFSGQVVVRRVR